A section of the Solitalea canadensis DSM 3403 genome encodes:
- a CDS encoding energy transducer TonB: protein MKTKILLVTLLLISNFSFAQTINNNWPQGKFKLNISNLNYTTYLSAKNTFWMQMTDKKGGFNFFTVGSYKVKNDTVLFYLDKSAYPLKALYKKNTSTTNNTKTIVITIDSLNYISSNDFKIATGNSFKKDQLVDFTDSISIEEGTKKKSIKVKLPVGDSLYVTHSRYPSSQLTVFALPKNVQQIRLKFNDVYFSNSDVVTCVKGENANELIMIEHRKPFLSFFYVGNVSNEEDKLLIAQKDIPDNGFDFLPRSRVYTDTSVVKKSDYDYDTEEYVKKDTIKIYTNFEEAQRLAKEQNKFLVLYCEKVASKEDSYYSFQQFIKEANTESYIKTDYFNKNFVLYNVPESDLKRLKGYGVKSYPGTVILAPTGQLLYYSYGKSFYELQSNFTYSSYLFAEKLWLVYNKSVLMPQLQKEPDNTKLQEAYLNNIPDYYGFYDDAVSVSDYEKSKDKFESSMDYSIDGSFVLKSLNKLVIGYSLGKADTTNAKLILKVLGYLANSKSMNADDFIYSMDAAGIPQFTPAFDYLIRNYNGLSAYTYTDNDYYKQPKTLYVLLSKLINADKYNEVDREKGIIAQQIFIEALPQVIHYEVPLLIRKEIYYAYDKLLSNEAIGLLDKYAATFGAKKDVLSYAKSLFKQLVADSISYDYVNSTSTTYSYSSSDDKASDAAFIYQTADLLNSAAWKCYQFSTDDGTLTKALNWSVLSVELEAENPYFIDTRAHLLYRLAHKEQAIEQQQKAVNIIKAKKGDQTVTDKQILIDLRKMIAGTLSTDSENSSADNHYRIDPPKVENLVASEVYEKVEVAPVYEGGEKAMKAFINDQLNYPIKALNAHVSGTVFISFVITSDGSIANINVDKSLGYGCDEEATRLVKSMAIWEPGKMHGKPVNVKYTLPVKFELPN from the coding sequence ATGAAAACGAAGATCTTATTAGTTACGCTTTTGCTGATCAGCAATTTTTCTTTCGCTCAAACCATAAACAATAACTGGCCACAAGGGAAATTTAAATTAAACATAAGTAACCTCAACTATACTACTTACCTATCCGCTAAGAACACTTTTTGGATGCAAATGACAGATAAAAAGGGTGGTTTTAACTTCTTTACGGTAGGCAGTTACAAGGTGAAAAATGACACTGTTTTATTTTACCTGGATAAAAGTGCTTATCCGCTTAAGGCATTATATAAGAAAAATACTTCAACTACAAACAATACCAAAACGATAGTTATCACGATTGACAGTTTGAATTATATAAGTTCAAATGATTTTAAAATAGCAACCGGAAACTCGTTTAAGAAAGATCAGCTTGTTGATTTTACCGATTCGATAAGCATCGAGGAAGGAACAAAGAAAAAATCCATAAAAGTTAAATTGCCTGTTGGCGATTCATTATATGTAACCCATAGCAGGTATCCATCATCACAATTAACAGTGTTTGCGCTGCCAAAAAATGTGCAGCAAATCCGTCTAAAATTTAATGATGTGTATTTCAGTAATAGCGATGTGGTAACTTGTGTAAAGGGAGAAAACGCTAATGAGCTGATTATGATCGAGCATAGAAAGCCGTTTTTGAGTTTCTTTTATGTTGGAAATGTAAGTAATGAAGAGGATAAATTATTAATAGCTCAAAAAGATATTCCGGATAACGGATTTGATTTCTTACCTCGTAGCAGGGTCTATACAGATACTTCCGTAGTTAAAAAATCAGATTACGATTATGATACCGAAGAGTATGTGAAAAAGGATACCATAAAGATTTATACCAATTTTGAAGAAGCACAACGTTTAGCCAAAGAGCAGAATAAATTTTTGGTATTGTATTGTGAAAAGGTTGCATCCAAAGAAGATAGCTATTATTCATTTCAGCAATTTATTAAGGAGGCTAACACCGAATCTTACATTAAAACAGATTATTTCAATAAAAACTTCGTCTTATACAATGTTCCGGAGAGTGATTTGAAACGTTTAAAAGGTTATGGTGTAAAATCTTATCCGGGAACGGTTATTTTGGCTCCTACAGGACAATTGTTGTATTATAGTTATGGAAAATCCTTTTATGAACTTCAAAGTAATTTTACCTATTCAAGCTACCTGTTTGCTGAAAAACTTTGGTTAGTGTATAACAAATCGGTATTAATGCCGCAGTTACAAAAGGAACCCGACAATACGAAATTGCAGGAAGCGTACTTAAACAATATTCCTGATTATTATGGCTTTTATGATGACGCTGTGAGTGTGAGCGATTATGAAAAGTCTAAAGATAAATTTGAGTCTTCGATGGATTACTCAATTGATGGCTCATTTGTTTTAAAATCATTGAATAAGCTCGTAATAGGATATTCATTAGGAAAAGCCGATACAACCAACGCTAAATTAATCCTCAAAGTGCTGGGATATTTAGCAAATTCAAAATCCATGAATGCTGATGACTTTATCTATTCAATGGATGCTGCAGGAATACCTCAGTTTACGCCTGCATTTGACTATCTGATTCGAAATTATAATGGGTTATCAGCTTATACATACACTGATAACGATTACTATAAACAGCCTAAAACGCTGTATGTATTGTTGAGTAAATTGATAAATGCGGATAAATACAATGAAGTTGACCGCGAAAAAGGAATAATTGCCCAGCAAATATTTATTGAAGCATTACCCCAGGTGATTCATTATGAGGTTCCGTTGCTTATACGTAAAGAGATTTATTACGCCTATGATAAATTGCTGAGCAACGAAGCGATCGGTTTATTGGATAAGTATGCTGCTACATTTGGTGCGAAGAAGGATGTTTTAAGCTATGCTAAATCATTGTTCAAACAGTTGGTCGCTGATTCAATCAGTTATGATTATGTTAACAGTACGTCAACTACTTATTCATATTCGTCAAGTGATGATAAGGCGAGTGATGCTGCCTTCATTTATCAAACAGCCGATTTATTAAATAGTGCTGCATGGAAATGTTATCAGTTTAGCACTGATGATGGAACGTTAACCAAAGCGCTTAATTGGTCGGTTTTAAGCGTTGAGCTGGAAGCTGAAAATCCTTATTTTATTGATACTCGAGCGCATTTATTATACCGTTTGGCACACAAAGAACAAGCTATTGAGCAGCAACAGAAAGCTGTAAATATTATCAAGGCTAAAAAGGGAGATCAAACAGTTACGGATAAGCAAATCTTAATAGATCTGCGAAAAATGATTGCCGGAACACTCTCAACAGATTCAGAGAATAGTAGTGCTGATAATCATTATCGAATAGATCCGCCAAAAGTGGAAAACCTAGTCGCGAGTGAGGTTTATGAAAAAGTGGAGGTAGCACCAGTTTATGAAGGAGGAGAGAAGGCAATGAAGGCATTTATTAATGATCAACTCAATTATCCTATTAAAGCATTAAATGCACATGTTAGTGGAACTGTTTTCATAAGTTTTGTTATCACCAGTGATGGATCAATTGCCAATATTAATGTAGATAAAAGTTTAGGTTATGGGTGTGATGAAGAAGCGACAAGATTAGTTAAAAGCATGGCTATTTGGGAGCCTGGGAAAATGCATGGTAAACCCGTAAATGTTAAATATACATTGCCGGTTAAATTTGAGCTGCCTAACTAA
- the purL gene encoding phosphoribosylformylglycinamidine synthase subunit PurL, with protein MEHLELTTVETAKDLGLLPEEFEKIKEILGRTPNFNELSIFSVMWSEHCSYKNSIVWLKTLPKEGPRMLAKAGEENAGLVDIGDGLACCFKIESHNHPSALEPYQGAATGVGGINRDIFTMGARPVAQLNSLRFGDINLDRTKWLVKGVVKGIGDYGNAFGIPTVGGEVFFDESFNVNPLVNAMSAGIVKVGETVSATSYGVGNPVYIVGSATGKDGIHGAAFASKDITEDSVNDLPSVQVGDPFQEKLLLEATLEVIQSGAVIGMQDMGAAGIICSNSEMSAKGEHGMRINLDKVPTRQENMKPWEILLSESQERMLIVVEKGKEAIVEKIFDKWDLNCAVIGEVTEGNRLQYYMHDVLVADVPAEDLVLGGGAPVYHREYREPAYMVEHKAFKIEDVKEPSNLKEVADHLISHPNIASKRWVYNQYDSMVGTLNMTTNRPSDAGVVDVRGTDKALALTVDCNSRYVYADPEEGCAIAVAEAARNIICAGGEPVAITNCLNFGNPYIPEVYWQFVSAIKGMSKACTKFETPVTGGNVSFYNQSSDEGPVFPTPTIGMLGVLDDKKTLMTSDFKNEGDFVYLIGESQNDIAASQYLASYHNVDKYPAPYFNLEKEYDMHQAIKGLIKDGFIESAHDVADGGLFIALFESAMYRGFGFEIESDDSVRKDAFLFGEAQGRVVVSVKAELQEQFIEFMSTSGVEFSLLGTVTESPEMFIDGDSFGKVPSAKNVYDNVLHGYLGA; from the coding sequence TTGGAACATCTGGAATTAACCACTGTTGAAACCGCAAAAGACTTAGGGCTTTTGCCTGAAGAATTCGAAAAAATCAAGGAAATTTTAGGACGCACGCCTAACTTTAACGAGCTGAGTATATTCTCAGTGATGTGGAGTGAGCACTGTTCGTACAAAAATTCAATTGTTTGGTTAAAAACTTTACCTAAAGAAGGCCCTCGTATGTTGGCCAAAGCTGGTGAAGAAAATGCCGGATTGGTTGATATTGGCGATGGCTTGGCTTGCTGTTTTAAAATTGAATCACATAACCACCCTTCGGCGCTTGAGCCTTATCAAGGTGCTGCTACCGGAGTAGGAGGTATTAATCGCGATATCTTCACCATGGGTGCCCGTCCGGTTGCTCAATTAAACTCTTTACGTTTTGGTGATATTAACCTTGACCGTACTAAATGGTTAGTTAAAGGAGTAGTTAAAGGTATTGGTGATTACGGAAATGCTTTCGGTATCCCAACTGTTGGCGGTGAAGTTTTCTTTGACGAAAGTTTCAACGTAAACCCATTGGTTAACGCAATGTCGGCTGGTATCGTTAAAGTTGGTGAAACTGTTTCAGCTACTTCATACGGTGTTGGTAACCCCGTTTACATTGTAGGTTCGGCAACAGGAAAAGACGGAATTCACGGAGCTGCTTTCGCTTCAAAAGATATTACTGAGGACTCAGTAAACGATTTGCCTTCTGTTCAGGTAGGTGATCCATTTCAGGAAAAATTATTATTAGAAGCTACGCTTGAGGTAATTCAATCGGGTGCAGTTATTGGTATGCAAGATATGGGTGCGGCAGGCATTATCTGTTCAAACTCAGAAATGTCGGCAAAAGGCGAACATGGTATGCGTATCAATCTTGACAAGGTTCCAACCCGTCAGGAAAATATGAAGCCTTGGGAAATCCTTCTTTCAGAATCACAAGAGCGTATGCTAATTGTGGTTGAAAAAGGGAAAGAGGCGATCGTTGAAAAAATCTTCGATAAATGGGATTTAAATTGCGCTGTTATTGGCGAAGTTACTGAGGGTAACCGTTTGCAATATTACATGCACGATGTTTTAGTTGCTGACGTTCCTGCAGAAGACTTAGTATTAGGTGGAGGTGCTCCGGTTTATCACCGTGAATACCGCGAACCTGCTTACATGGTTGAGCATAAAGCTTTCAAAATTGAAGATGTTAAAGAGCCTTCAAATCTGAAAGAAGTTGCTGATCACTTGATTTCTCATCCAAATATTGCTTCTAAGCGTTGGGTTTACAACCAATATGATTCAATGGTTGGTACATTGAATATGACAACTAACCGTCCAAGTGATGCAGGTGTGGTTGATGTTCGTGGTACTGATAAAGCATTGGCATTAACGGTTGATTGTAACTCACGTTATGTATACGCTGATCCTGAAGAAGGATGTGCTATTGCAGTGGCTGAGGCTGCCCGTAACATTATTTGTGCAGGTGGTGAGCCTGTGGCAATTACTAACTGTTTGAACTTTGGTAACCCTTATATTCCTGAAGTTTACTGGCAGTTTGTTAGCGCCATTAAAGGTATGAGTAAAGCTTGTACGAAGTTTGAAACTCCTGTAACTGGTGGTAACGTAAGTTTCTATAACCAATCGAGCGATGAAGGACCTGTGTTCCCAACGCCAACTATTGGTATGTTAGGTGTTTTAGACGACAAGAAAACATTAATGACCAGCGATTTCAAAAATGAAGGCGACTTCGTTTATTTGATCGGTGAATCACAAAATGATATTGCTGCTTCTCAATACCTTGCTTCTTATCATAATGTAGATAAATATCCAGCTCCTTATTTTAATTTGGAGAAAGAATATGACATGCATCAGGCTATTAAAGGTTTAATTAAAGATGGATTTATTGAGTCTGCTCATGATGTGGCAGATGGAGGTTTATTCATTGCTTTATTTGAATCAGCGATGTACAGAGGATTCGGTTTCGAAATTGAATCAGATGATAGCGTTCGTAAAGATGCTTTCTTGTTTGGTGAGGCTCAGGGTCGTGTGGTAGTTTCAGTTAAGGCTGAATTACAAGAACAATTCATTGAGTTTATGTCGACAAGTGGTGTTGAGTTTAGTTTATTAGGAACTGTTACCGAATCTCCTGAAATGTTTATCGATGGTGACTCATTCGGAAAAGTGCCTTCAGCTAAAAATGTATACGACAATGTATTACATGGTTATTTAGGTGCATAA
- a CDS encoding YiiX/YebB-like N1pC/P60 family cysteine hydrolase, whose amino-acid sequence MIKRLILILLLITSIKITVSAQSWDGVKLQNGDLLFEDLDCGPLCDAIEEVTQSYGGHRFSHIGLVYLKADSAYIIEAIGAKVQLTPIDKFTGRTSHKIYVGRVRKAYKKIANEAVAFSLSKLNVPYDDEFIYDNGKYYCSELIYDAFMNANKNKPFFKLEPMTFKQPGTAEFYPAWVAYYKELSVDIPEAKPGINPGGISRSEKIEICNP is encoded by the coding sequence ATGATCAAGAGGTTAATTCTCATTCTATTACTAATAACTTCGATAAAAATTACTGTTTCAGCTCAAAGTTGGGATGGAGTAAAACTTCAAAACGGAGATCTGTTGTTTGAAGACCTGGATTGTGGTCCGTTATGTGATGCAATTGAAGAGGTTACGCAGAGTTATGGGGGACATCGTTTTTCTCACATTGGTTTAGTTTATTTAAAAGCTGATTCTGCCTATATTATTGAAGCAATAGGAGCTAAGGTGCAGTTAACCCCAATTGATAAGTTTACTGGCCGTACGAGTCATAAAATCTATGTTGGAAGGGTTAGGAAAGCTTATAAGAAAATAGCAAATGAGGCGGTTGCTTTTTCTTTAAGCAAACTGAATGTGCCGTATGATGATGAGTTTATATATGATAACGGCAAATACTATTGTTCCGAATTAATTTATGATGCATTTATGAATGCTAATAAGAATAAGCCGTTCTTTAAATTGGAGCCAATGACATTCAAACAACCTGGCACAGCAGAGTTTTATCCGGCATGGGTTGCCTATTATAAAGAACTAAGTGTAGACATACCTGAAGCTAAACCGGGAATTAACCCGGGAGGAATTTCGCGTTCAGAAAAAATAGAGATTTGTAACCCATAA
- a CDS encoding tRNA1(Val) (adenine(37)-N6)-methyltransferase, which yields MSKAYFEFKQFKVYHDKCAMKVGTDGLLLGTLTDCSKAAQILDIGAGTGLIALILAQRSDAIIDAIEIDDDASEQAKSNFDFSPWSDRLTCFHSSVFDFTTEKKYDVIVSNPPYFINSLKSNLHKKQTARHIDEDFFPKLSLKISELLNDNGSCWIVLPVNEMHQFTKHAKSAGLQPSKLIHIHSFDHSPEKRRIVAFRKEKNEVIFEKFVIYESQGTHSHQYISIAKDFLTIF from the coding sequence ATGTCAAAAGCTTATTTTGAGTTTAAACAATTTAAAGTCTACCATGATAAGTGTGCCATGAAGGTTGGTACAGACGGGCTTTTACTGGGCACACTGACTGATTGTAGCAAGGCTGCGCAGATACTTGATATAGGAGCAGGAACGGGCCTTATTGCGTTGATATTAGCGCAACGAAGTGATGCAATTATTGATGCGATTGAAATAGATGACGATGCATCGGAGCAGGCTAAAAGTAACTTTGATTTTTCCCCTTGGAGTGATCGGTTAACATGTTTTCATTCGTCTGTTTTTGATTTTACAACTGAAAAGAAATATGATGTTATTGTTTCCAATCCTCCGTATTTTATTAATTCTCTAAAGTCTAATTTACATAAAAAACAAACGGCCCGGCACATTGATGAAGATTTCTTTCCTAAATTAAGCTTGAAAATCAGTGAGTTGCTAAATGATAATGGCTCGTGTTGGATTGTATTGCCCGTTAACGAAATGCATCAATTTACAAAGCATGCTAAATCTGCCGGTTTACAGCCATCAAAATTAATTCATATTCATTCCTTTGATCATTCTCCGGAAAAGAGAAGGATTGTCGCCTTTAGAAAAGAAAAAAACGAGGTAATATTTGAGAAATTTGTGATATATGAATCACAGGGAACACATTCACATCAATATATCAGCATCGCAAAAGACTTTTTGACTATATTCTAA
- a CDS encoding metallophosphoesterase family protein translates to MKKIGLLSDTHSYIDDALFEHFKDVDEIWHAGDVGVPEVLDKLKAFKPVRGVWGNIDGQVIRAELPYINRFKCEEVNVMMIHIGGYPGKYNPKVKPELLKESIDLFICGHSHILKVMPDKQYGFLHMNPGAYGKEGFHQVRTLLRFSISDKRIHDLEVIELKRW, encoded by the coding sequence ATGAAAAAAATAGGCTTATTATCCGATACTCACAGTTACATTGATGATGCACTTTTTGAGCATTTTAAAGATGTTGATGAAATTTGGCATGCCGGTGATGTTGGTGTCCCTGAAGTTTTGGATAAGCTCAAAGCTTTTAAGCCTGTAAGGGGAGTTTGGGGTAATATTGACGGACAAGTGATAAGGGCTGAATTGCCCTACATCAACCGGTTTAAATGTGAAGAAGTTAATGTGATGATGATCCATATTGGTGGATATCCGGGGAAGTACAATCCTAAGGTTAAACCTGAATTATTAAAAGAATCAATTGATCTGTTCATCTGCGGTCACTCACATATACTTAAAGTAATGCCCGACAAGCAATATGGTTTTCTTCATATGAACCCGGGCGCATATGGAAAAGAAGGGTTTCACCAGGTACGGACTTTGTTGCGTTTTTCGATTTCTGATAAACGAATCCATGATTTAGAAGTAATAGAGCTCAAAAGGTGGTAA